In Sphingobacterium sp. lm-10, one DNA window encodes the following:
- a CDS encoding ankyrin repeat domain-containing protein: MKTYQLALLLFGLSTGAASAQSQNVFLSRDFWGTNPDLNKVKTLTAEGNNPAESNAASFDVPTMAINSGASNDIIFYLLDQEGNPVDKKTHHSRHYLHWAAASGNKEVVDYLLKKGADVNYADSYGVPIAAYAAGNGNTNTAIYDALFEKGVDPKKTYADGATLLMLVAPGDEDLALVEYFEAKGLSIKDKDAHGRTVADYAAKSGKPELIEKLIQRGSKLTDNALFFASQGYRRESNGLDTYQYLVEKKGLNPQAISHDGATVLHGLVRGGNMEIINYFLAKNVPVTKANNDGTTALMLASAGQNEEVVAALLSAGSEVNAINEKGESALTLAVGNGSPENVKLLLAQGAETGLLNKDGHNLAYYWFNSHRAATGRGAGREGAATTSANPFEQKLALLQSKGIDVAAPQADGSSLFHLAVAKENIDLVQQAAKLGANINAQDKEGVTALHKAALIAKDDKMLKALVALGADKSLKTEFDETAFDLAQENDFLSNNEVSTDFLK; the protein is encoded by the coding sequence ATGAAGACTTATCAACTAGCCCTACTACTTTTTGGTCTTAGTACAGGTGCTGCCTCCGCACAAAGCCAGAATGTATTTTTGAGCCGCGATTTTTGGGGAACGAACCCAGACCTGAATAAAGTAAAAACATTAACAGCCGAAGGAAATAATCCTGCCGAATCCAATGCAGCGTCTTTCGATGTGCCCACCATGGCAATCAATAGCGGTGCTTCCAACGATATTATATTCTACTTGCTGGACCAAGAGGGAAACCCAGTAGATAAGAAAACACACCATAGTCGCCATTACTTACACTGGGCTGCCGCGTCTGGCAATAAAGAAGTCGTAGACTACCTGTTAAAGAAAGGTGCTGACGTGAACTATGCTGACAGTTATGGCGTACCTATTGCAGCGTATGCGGCGGGCAATGGGAATACCAATACGGCAATATACGATGCATTATTTGAGAAAGGTGTCGACCCGAAAAAGACCTATGCCGATGGTGCCACACTTTTGATGTTAGTTGCCCCGGGTGACGAAGATCTAGCTTTGGTGGAATACTTCGAAGCTAAAGGTCTTTCCATCAAAGATAAAGATGCACACGGCCGTACTGTAGCCGATTATGCGGCGAAGTCCGGCAAGCCTGAGTTAATCGAAAAATTAATTCAACGCGGATCAAAGTTAACTGACAATGCACTGTTTTTTGCCAGCCAAGGATATCGTAGAGAATCCAACGGTTTGGATACCTACCAGTATCTAGTCGAGAAAAAGGGGTTAAATCCACAAGCGATCAGCCACGATGGTGCTACCGTGTTGCACGGATTAGTACGTGGAGGTAATATGGAAATTATCAATTATTTCCTGGCTAAAAATGTTCCGGTAACCAAAGCGAATAATGATGGTACTACGGCATTGATGCTAGCATCGGCTGGACAAAATGAGGAGGTTGTAGCCGCATTATTAAGCGCTGGTAGCGAGGTAAATGCCATCAACGAAAAAGGAGAATCAGCGCTGACGTTAGCAGTAGGCAACGGTTCGCCAGAAAATGTAAAACTATTGCTGGCACAAGGCGCAGAGACAGGTTTGTTAAACAAAGATGGACACAATCTGGCCTATTATTGGTTCAACTCCCATCGTGCTGCTACAGGTCGTGGTGCCGGTCGGGAAGGTGCAGCGACTACATCCGCTAACCCGTTCGAACAAAAGCTAGCGCTTCTGCAAAGCAAGGGAATTGATGTTGCTGCGCCACAAGCAGATGGCAGCTCCCTTTTCCACTTAGCGGTAGCGAAAGAAAATATAGATTTAGTACAGCAGGCTGCAAAGTTGGGTGCTAATATCAATGCGCAGGATAAAGAAGGGGTGACGGCATTGCACAAAGCAGCCTTGATTGCGAAAGATGACAAAATGCTTAAAGCATTAGTTGCGCTTGGAGCAGATAAGTCGTTGAAGACCGAATTTGATGAAACGGCGTTCGATCTGGCGCAGGAAAATGACTTTTTATCCAATAATGAAGTTTCTACAGACTTCTTAAAATAA
- a CDS encoding DUF2271 domain-containing protein gives MNTTVKILLALALGLGFMSSVAAQSSKYKCMIQMNAYEGEAAYVIISLINPQGGYEKTLSVLGPDKQWYNTLKEWDKFQNKTKEKLHAVTGASVGGGDRAVKVLEIDNDKLNKGYKLRFESAVEEQKYHTADAEVSLTTDGITARTNGKGYIRFVKLTKAQ, from the coding sequence ATGAATACAACTGTGAAAATACTGTTGGCTTTGGCCTTAGGATTAGGTTTTATGTCTTCCGTTGCTGCTCAGTCCAGCAAATATAAATGCATGATTCAAATGAATGCGTACGAAGGCGAAGCGGCCTACGTAATCATTTCTTTGATAAACCCCCAAGGTGGCTATGAAAAGACCTTGTCTGTACTGGGGCCAGACAAACAATGGTACAATACTTTGAAAGAGTGGGACAAATTCCAAAACAAAACCAAGGAAAAGCTACACGCAGTAACTGGAGCTTCTGTCGGTGGTGGTGATCGCGCGGTAAAAGTGCTGGAAATAGATAACGATAAATTGAACAAAGGTTATAAATTACGTTTCGAGTCGGCTGTAGAAGAGCAGAAGTACCACACGGCAGATGCGGAAGTATCACTAACGACAGACGGTATTACCGCACGAACAAATGGAAAGGGTTACATTCGGTTTGTAAAACTGACGAAAGCCCAATAG
- a CDS encoding PepSY domain-containing protein has translation MTLSVWRYAHLLLALISSLFLLILSLTGVILAYDAVEDNSSSYRSTSLDSLSVAQTVQVVKNLYPEIIELSVDKQSRVYIDALDEESETVKGYIDPHTGLLLGPVAKKSDFIQWTTTLHRSLFLHETGRIVVGVVSFLLLLITLTGILLIVKRQQGWRHFFGKVHRDFFAQYFHIVSGRFMLIPVLMISLTGTYLFLVRTGILTKPELRQEYNLEERTAEEWGEKQLMPADFPIFQEIMLDEVERLEFPFMEDDPEEYFVLTLTDRQVTVHQISGEVVEETRYAYAAVWEKLSLDLHTGQTNRVWAVILGLGALNILFFIYSGFVITFRRTGTKIKNKYRAHNAEIILLYGSENGSTLAMANRVFKQLLDQGERVLLTNMDQYTVYPKAREMVIFTCTYGLGEAPSNGKKFEQLLSASLQQQPIGFSVLGFGSRSYPDFCAFAYHIDTVLESQAWAKRTLPLHTVNEKSTADVVAWAQEWSKETLMTLATAETVYASAQPPLHQLTVISKTAVISDHDPVFKVILKPKKRLRIASGDLLAIYPDNDAKERFYSIGLTGGKIQLIVKLHPEGLGSGYLHCLAAGDRLSARLLPNPNFHLPKKSKPIAMVANGTGIAPFLGMVDANKKKRSIRLYAGFRYKTPSNEEYAAFANQQIAKRQLSSYHVAYSREKSSQYVLDLIRQDSNYFEQLLRDGGVIMICGALQMQRDVEVILEAILHYAGLANLEHYRSKGQLLTDCY, from the coding sequence ATGACGTTATCGGTTTGGAGGTACGCGCACCTTTTGTTAGCGTTGATATCCTCCTTGTTCTTACTCATACTATCGCTTACCGGTGTTATACTTGCTTATGATGCGGTGGAGGATAATAGTAGCTCGTATCGATCCACGAGTTTAGACAGTCTCTCCGTCGCCCAAACTGTGCAGGTTGTTAAGAATCTATACCCGGAGATTATCGAGCTGTCGGTGGATAAGCAATCCCGGGTATACATAGATGCGCTGGACGAGGAGAGTGAGACAGTAAAAGGATACATTGATCCTCATACCGGATTACTGTTGGGGCCTGTGGCAAAGAAGAGCGACTTCATCCAATGGACGACCACCTTACACCGGTCGTTGTTTCTGCATGAAACAGGGCGTATTGTAGTCGGCGTGGTTTCTTTCCTACTCTTGCTGATTACCCTTACCGGTATCCTTCTGATCGTTAAAAGACAACAAGGCTGGCGACATTTCTTTGGAAAAGTACATCGGGACTTCTTCGCACAATATTTCCATATTGTAAGTGGCAGGTTTATGCTCATTCCTGTCCTGATGATTTCCCTAACAGGGACCTATCTTTTTCTTGTGAGGACAGGTATCTTGACTAAGCCAGAGCTGCGACAAGAATATAACTTGGAGGAGCGTACAGCAGAAGAGTGGGGTGAGAAGCAATTGATGCCGGCAGATTTTCCGATTTTTCAAGAAATTATGCTGGACGAGGTCGAACGGCTGGAATTTCCTTTTATGGAAGACGATCCAGAGGAATACTTTGTACTTACTTTAACGGATCGGCAAGTTACGGTGCATCAAATAAGTGGTGAGGTTGTGGAAGAAACACGCTATGCCTACGCTGCTGTTTGGGAAAAACTGAGTTTGGATTTACATACCGGACAAACTAATCGGGTATGGGCTGTTATTTTAGGCTTAGGGGCATTAAATATTCTCTTCTTTATCTATTCGGGGTTTGTTATTACATTTCGCAGAACCGGCACAAAGATCAAAAATAAATATCGCGCTCATAATGCCGAGATCATCTTACTGTATGGCTCGGAAAATGGCAGTACCTTGGCCATGGCCAACCGGGTATTTAAGCAATTACTGGATCAGGGCGAACGTGTTTTGCTCACCAATATGGATCAATATACCGTTTATCCCAAAGCGCGGGAAATGGTGATCTTCACCTGTACCTACGGATTGGGCGAAGCGCCGAGCAACGGAAAGAAATTCGAGCAGCTCTTGTCTGCCTCTCTCCAGCAGCAACCGATCGGTTTTTCCGTTTTGGGATTTGGATCTCGATCCTATCCGGATTTTTGCGCATTTGCATATCATATCGATACGGTATTAGAATCGCAGGCTTGGGCGAAGCGTACACTACCTTTGCACACCGTTAACGAAAAATCAACCGCAGATGTGGTGGCTTGGGCGCAGGAATGGAGTAAGGAAACGCTGATGACCTTAGCGACAGCCGAAACCGTATATGCTTCGGCGCAACCACCGTTACACCAACTGACCGTAATCTCCAAAACCGCCGTAATCAGCGATCACGATCCCGTGTTTAAGGTTATTCTAAAACCCAAAAAGCGCCTCCGTATTGCTTCTGGGGATCTGTTGGCCATCTATCCGGACAATGATGCGAAGGAACGGTTTTATTCGATCGGTTTAACGGGCGGAAAGATCCAACTCATCGTCAAACTTCATCCAGAAGGGTTAGGCTCCGGCTACTTACACTGCCTGGCAGCAGGTGATCGTTTATCGGCTCGTTTGCTGCCGAATCCCAACTTCCACCTGCCGAAGAAGTCGAAACCAATAGCCATGGTGGCTAATGGAACAGGCATAGCACCTTTTCTGGGAATGGTAGACGCTAATAAAAAGAAAAGATCTATCCGTTTGTATGCCGGATTTCGGTACAAGACGCCCTCTAATGAGGAATATGCCGCATTTGCTAATCAGCAGATAGCGAAGCGACAACTGTCATCCTATCATGTCGCCTATTCCCGGGAGAAGAGTAGTCAGTACGTACTGGATCTAATTCGACAGGATTCGAACTACTTTGAACAACTGCTACGAGATGGCGGCGTGATCATGATCTGTGGCGCGCTGCAAATGCAACGTGATGTAGAAGTAATTTTGGAAGCTATTTTGCACTATGCCGGCCTAGCGAACCTAGAACATTACCGAAGCAAAGGGCAACTTTTAACAGACTGCTACTAA
- a CDS encoding helix-turn-helix transcriptional regulator, whose translation MRKQSVLPNFQAALQQMGENIKLARKRRKLTTVQVAERAGIARSTLYLIEKGEPSVAMGAYFNVLRVLRLQDDFLKLAADDVFGRKLQDLDLL comes from the coding sequence GTGAGAAAGCAATCTGTGCTACCTAATTTTCAAGCTGCATTGCAACAAATGGGCGAGAATATTAAACTTGCACGTAAGCGAAGGAAGTTAACTACGGTTCAAGTGGCGGAGCGCGCCGGAATCGCTCGATCGACTTTGTATCTAATCGAAAAGGGAGAGCCTAGTGTGGCGATGGGCGCCTATTTTAATGTACTACGCGTTTTACGTCTTCAAGATGATTTCTTAAAATTAGCAGCAGATGATGTCTTTGGACGTAAACTTCAGGATTTAGATTTGTTGTAA
- a CDS encoding alpha/beta hydrolase-fold protein produces the protein MKNFLFLYTFLLLGLNSHAQTANLKSQVKTDTIHSEILNADRAYTIYLPKGYESNTDKKYPILYLLHGLSGINSSWFESASVKQVQDQLAASGESVDMIIVSPNAGGNPDTEWNGYFDMPGWNYEQFFYKEFLPHIESMYRVIGNKQNRAVAGLSMGGGGSTAYGQRHPELFGSVYAMSALMDLPENRNNQTDQNSQTKRALLTKSVIENSCVDYVINATEEQKEALRSIRWFVDCGDDDFLLDSNIDFFRAMRNAKIPLEFRIRDGAHDWLYWQSALLDCLPFVSQSFQR, from the coding sequence ATGAAGAACTTCCTATTCCTATACACATTTCTGCTGCTTGGCCTCAACTCACATGCCCAAACGGCCAACCTTAAAAGCCAAGTAAAAACGGATACTATTCATAGCGAGATCCTAAATGCGGATCGGGCGTATACCATCTACTTGCCGAAGGGTTACGAAAGTAACACAGACAAGAAATATCCTATTTTATATTTGTTGCATGGTTTGTCTGGCATTAACAGCAGCTGGTTCGAAAGTGCCAGCGTAAAGCAGGTGCAAGATCAATTGGCCGCAAGTGGCGAATCCGTGGATATGATTATTGTAAGCCCCAATGCTGGAGGTAATCCAGACACGGAATGGAACGGTTATTTTGATATGCCCGGTTGGAATTATGAGCAATTCTTTTACAAAGAATTTTTACCACATATTGAAAGTATGTACCGGGTGATTGGCAATAAGCAGAATAGAGCCGTAGCAGGTCTATCTATGGGCGGAGGAGGAAGCACAGCCTATGGGCAACGTCACCCAGAGTTATTTGGATCGGTGTACGCCATGAGTGCACTGATGGACCTTCCTGAAAATCGTAACAATCAGACGGATCAAAACAGCCAGACCAAGCGCGCGTTGCTCACTAAATCAGTAATCGAAAATAGCTGTGTAGATTATGTGATTAATGCCACAGAAGAGCAGAAGGAGGCCTTGCGGAGTATTCGTTGGTTTGTAGATTGCGGCGATGACGATTTCCTATTAGATTCCAATATCGATTTTTTTCGCGCCATGCGCAACGCCAAAATTCCGCTTGAATTTAGAATAAGAGATGGAGCACATGATTGGCTCTATTGGCAATCGGCATTGTTGGATTGTCTGCCATTTGTTTCACAGAGTTTTCAGCGATAA
- a CDS encoding FAD:protein FMN transferase translates to MNAGWLHTCRKALVFGALVITSHALMGQEILLTRQATLMGSVFDISIVDVDSAQANQHIDQVIAEVIRIENLISEWQPHTPISRVNQQAGARPVVVDREVFELTKRALMYSQLSDGAFDISVAGLDQVWRFDGSMNELPTEEMVQRSIAHVGYQYIVLDSAASSIYLSKKGMKIGFGSIGKGYAADKGRELMQKLGVKGGIVNASGDLATWGAPPQKQYWKIGLNHPFRPHKMIQVLKLEEEAVATSGSYQKYAEIAGTRYAHIINPKTGYPSTGLTSVSIYGPSCEMANALSTSIMVLGREKGKALMKAFPGYHYIFVTDAGRILKSRKH, encoded by the coding sequence ATGAATGCTGGATGGCTGCATACATGCCGGAAGGCGTTGGTGTTTGGTGCTTTAGTCATCACTAGCCATGCACTGATGGGGCAGGAGATCCTGCTTACCCGACAGGCCACTTTGATGGGATCGGTTTTCGATATCAGTATCGTTGACGTGGATTCTGCACAGGCGAATCAACATATTGATCAGGTCATTGCAGAAGTAATCCGTATCGAAAACCTGATCTCGGAATGGCAACCGCACACCCCCATATCGCGAGTGAATCAGCAGGCAGGAGCTCGTCCTGTCGTGGTAGATCGAGAAGTATTTGAACTGACAAAGCGGGCACTGATGTATTCTCAACTATCGGATGGCGCTTTTGATATTAGCGTGGCCGGACTGGATCAGGTGTGGCGATTTGATGGCAGCATGAATGAATTGCCAACGGAGGAAATGGTACAACGAAGTATAGCGCACGTAGGATATCAATACATCGTATTGGACAGTGCCGCCTCGAGCATTTACCTGAGCAAGAAAGGCATGAAGATTGGCTTTGGATCCATTGGGAAAGGTTATGCAGCCGACAAGGGACGAGAATTGATGCAAAAGCTGGGGGTAAAAGGTGGGATCGTTAATGCTTCTGGCGACTTGGCGACTTGGGGAGCACCTCCACAAAAGCAGTATTGGAAGATCGGGCTGAATCATCCGTTTCGTCCACATAAAATGATACAGGTTTTGAAGCTGGAGGAGGAGGCGGTGGCTACCTCAGGCAGTTATCAGAAATACGCCGAAATAGCGGGTACTCGGTATGCGCACATTATTAACCCCAAGACTGGATACCCATCTACTGGCCTTACCAGTGTCAGTATATACGGACCGTCGTGCGAAATGGCCAATGCGCTGAGCACATCCATCATGGTATTGGGGCGTGAAAAAGGGAAAGCTTTGATGAAAGCTTTCCCCGGTTACCATTATATTTTTGTGACAGATGCAGGTCGCATCTTAAAGAGTAGAAAGCACTAG